The genomic region CGAATATCGCTCGTGCCGTTGGAATGATAAACGCTGCCGGCAGGCAAAAATGTGACGTGGTAGTCCTTCCTGAGTGTTTGGATTTAGGATGGACCCATCCCTGCGCAGCCGAGCTTGCTCAAACTATTCCTGGGCCGTTTAGCGATGTGATTGTCGCCGCTGCTAAATCTGCTGAAATTTACGTTGCTGCAGGTTTGGTTGAACGTATGAACGGGAGAATTTTTAATACTGCCATCTTCATATCACCAACCGGTGAAATTCTCCTTAAGCACCGAAAAATAAATGAATTGATGATTGGCCCCAGAATGTATTCTGTTGGGAACTCGCTAGCTGTAGCGGAAACCCCGATAGGAACTTTTGGTCTCGCCATTTGCGCTGACAATTTTCCAAGTTCGCACGCGATCGGTCATGTGTTAGGGAGAATGGGCGCTAGGATAATTTTATCCCCATGCGCCTGGGCGGTTGATACCAATCATGATAATGTTAAAGACCCCTACGGCGGCATGTGGAAAGCTTCCTATGCCGAACTGGCCAAGCTTTATGATATGTCAATTGTCGGGGTAAGTAATGTCGGTTGGATGATAGGCGGACCGTGGAAAGGGCGCAAGTGCATTGGTTGTTCGATGGCAATCGGCCCATGCGGAACACTTTTAGCCCAAGGTCCTTATGGCGATAATGCTCAGGCATTAGTCAATGTCGATGTCCCTATCATGCCCGTCTCCGCCACCGGCGCCGACATAGCCCCCATGCTAGCCGCTAAAGGCTACGAAGGCGGATAGGGAGTTAGGCGAACGTATTGCGTAGTGCGTATTACGTATTCTCCGGATTCCGGATACGTACTACGCAATACGCACTAGATAGGCTTCGAAGACATGAAGCAGGAAAGGTTATTATAATGGACGACGGTATTCCTAAGATTTATGAGACTAAAGAGGTCGAGAGTAAATGGTATGGGTGGTGGGAAGAGCGTG from bacterium harbors:
- a CDS encoding carbon-nitrogen hydrolase family protein, which encodes MRKLKVAMGQMMVEGAQPQANIARAVGMINAAGRQKCDVVVLPECLDLGWTHPCAAELAQTIPGPFSDVIVAAAKSAEIYVAAGLVERMNGRIFNTAIFISPTGEILLKHRKINELMIGPRMYSVGNSLAVAETPIGTFGLAICADNFPSSHAIGHVLGRMGARIILSPCAWAVDTNHDNVKDPYGGMWKASYAELAKLYDMSIVGVSNVGWMIGGPWKGRKCIGCSMAIGPCGTLLAQGPYGDNAQALVNVDVPIMPVSATGADIAPMLAAKGYEGG